A single Ascochyta rabiei chromosome 4, complete sequence DNA region contains:
- a CDS encoding THO2 plays a role in transcriptional elongation, protein MAPGPKRKRGDRTFSYDDSPRPSPHRPQNLPLAHTQHQNSPRGGRGGGDRRQSRGGAGMGGGGRGGYSVPQSPSVAYASPPARSPTVGAPHPPRPAQPAPSAPAPSAPAPSAPAPSNPAPSKDPVSLPSAPTREVPESNEYLTPQRVAKWNNEARQAVVQAALTAQRKGDVFTLSVVFHEIIEASMDRLLSSGELGSLVRDIVAAPPNESVDPVSTFLDTLSSLTENEHKQTLVRPMLMATDIDVGRMRSELDINLLKHLELVRGSFGKMAVRKATHALYRQSNYNLLREETEGYSKLMTEYFTTVNSEPPSHEVVSETYQRVNALIGAFDLDIGRVLDVTLDVFANLLVKHGKFFVKLLRCSAWWPEQRGLEGIEWEEPEVSTLPNWAQPESPLWYHSEEEKLQQLQLRERRDRKFWDRVGELEASRAGKGIEVFFELGARRITANNRPRDEKIHAEGATLSDQQAARKWADDWMLQTGTLPPSGNDTAAQLLGFKLQFYASDARDASDFLPDNLIHLAALLVKVGFISILDLYPHLYPPESEMSAHKRKLIEAKREKEEKESGKDNALTLSVLSDDTIQGPPAVSRLREADKSTRPESESGTPGKPSEATDAKPPLPEPADQKYQLLKSLLCIGALPEALFILGLHPWLLEVYPDLLELMSRLAHHSISKVYEAARPISPEQIPVVTKGAVSRGLSRPSDFTPRRTLRWPKPDQKDAGDGVDYRFYWEDWADNVPVCQDVDDVIKLCTTLLGLVGPECGKDTVLLTKIARIARKDFANNPSDANRQRWIRFSTTFLTPTLSFTGQNPGVVNEVWELLKQFDTATRFTIYEQWQVKGASKPIFRQFFKKVQHATSKELNKVTATNTKESGRRIAKISYSNPGIVFKNIVTRLISYPNMIDALVECSKYITFLGYDVLTWTLVTTLTNPNKEGKKGDGMFAQGWLTNLSLFIGRAYQRYTLLDPTPVLQYTTHQLLQSSGELYMLDVLEQMVKWMGGIAATGSLSESTVLSLSAGPVLRAYTLQHNLADNRHQAVTSAKRLAKCLKDRDLAPQILVALAQHVEAFIHRDDQLDAPDKVVFFNADKLHSNLFQYLEFLRAYFSEEDFDSAFPGLIEMISDYGVDPTIAFTICRASIAAKANSFRVEQQDRSSDTKNRSNSGDIAMGGAESTAVNSTATPSTAVGDGASSAPGDVEMNEAAKTESEGVLVGTTMAGLSNPEIERVTEQLRAVLPESFADHPCLSFYVTFWQLSLPDVDQNGIRDRYRETIQNWQQKAAPTHADRRYNSRIPKQDTPEQRRAKEEIAKLSKERDAVAKIAKATQDQLRVEMSKWFADVPMVGPRSDALHLALLQDCFIPRSRMSLHDAQYTSAMLHFMHSSGVPGFRTIKLLDLLFSTNKLSCIIGMYSEEESKNFGRFLNDVLRELQKWHDNKHDAYVKFAYGADRQLPGFGRKFDADRNPETHLDYNDFCQVSFKWHKALFSALKTCIESGKYTEVRNAISVLNAISSSFPKVDTMRDELQTPLEHIAKNDERDDLKISAQSTFRIFKQGKAHWRTEWQYRNIPAPPEATNGASKADSQTPQPKDAPATKLNASAPVFKSRNESNNETPLPTDSPDDNAQKRGSTPATSAVRPSDRDSSSQASTKEPDVRDSTPSQQERGDNTPVRGTPVPSAHASSGPSRMDSRATPSQGPPMGRSSHALPIRPDSQPHRPRPSDRQSDYGPPHGRHDSRPPHNDYGRLERPSDPRDRPMPGGRTPERGPGPVERRDYGRDPREYDERAMRAPPREARGPPIRGPPQWEPRDPREARDHRERLDHRGHPVVPVMEPRRTSSNSNLSQEYSSHQRDLPSSGRHQAPDRAEAPISRQPPTNLSTATDGPAINPARAALIDPAVNPARAALINEAGPPRHESPRSDRDSRRERGPRPQSPRRGDDRRGDDGGPPPQHVRHEIPYDHREERIPPHAPPSNRDRRDEMSVNSTPTGPRRPQNESVRTEMPGSSRGSREMFQPSQSSRQSYVQAQDPNYGRLNAPSEPVPSGPRGQSSAQNHWPPLT, encoded by the exons ATGGCTCCTGGTCCGAAACGAAAGCGTGGCGACCGCACCTTCTCCTACGACGATAGCCCGCGACCGTCGCCGCACCGACCACAGAATCTACCACTCGCGCATACTCAACACCAGAACAGCCCACGTGGCGGACGAGGAGGTGGAGACAGGCGGCAAAGCAGGGGAGGAGCGGGGATGGGCGGAGGAGGCCGTGGCGGTTACAGCGTACCACAAAGTCCCAGCGTCGCGTATGCTTCTCCACCAGCCAGATCCCCAACAGTAGGCGCACCCCATCCGCCTAGACCTGCTCAGCCGGCGCCATCTGCTCCGGCGCCATCTGCTCCGGCGCCATCTGCTCCGGCACCATCTAATCCAGCACCATCCAAGGACCCAGTCTCTCTGCCCTCAGCGCCGACGCGCGAAGTACCAGAGAGCAACGAGTACCTGACGCCCCAACGCGTTGCCAAATGGAACAATGAAGCACGACAAGCAGTTGTCCAAGCTGCGCTGACGGCCCAGCGTAAAGGCGATGTCTTTACGCTATCCGTCGTATTCCACGAGATCATCGAGGCGTCGATGGATCGCCTGTTGAGCTCAGGCGAGCTGGGATCGTTGGTTCGAGACATTGTCGCTGCACCCCCAAACGAGTCGGTAGACCCCGTATCCACCTTCCTCGACACGCTCAGCTCCTTGACAGAGAACGAACACAAGCAGACTTTGGTACGGCCTATGCTCATGGCAACGGATATCGATGTCGGGCGAATGCGCTCCGAACTCGATATCAACTTACTGAAACATCTTGAGCTGGTCCGTGGAAGCTTCGGGAAGATGGCCGTCCGCAAAGCCACACACGCTCTCTACCGCCAATCGAATTACAATCTCCTTCGCGAAGAGACCGAGGGCTATTCGAAGCTCATGACCgaatactttactacagtcAACAGCGAGCCACCGAGTCACGAAGTCGTTAGTGAAACATACCAGCGAGTGAATGCTCTCATTGGCGCATTCGACTTGGACATTGGCAGAGTTCTCGACGTGACACTCGATGTCTTTGCCAATTTACTCGTCAAGCATGGAAAGTTCTTCGTCAAGCTACTTCGCTGCAGCGCATGGTGGCCAGAGCAGCGGGGACTGGAGGGTATCGAGTGGGAGGAGCCGGAAGTATCGACACTTCCAAACTGGGCCCAACCAGAATCACCGTTGTGGTATCACTCTGAGGAGGAGAAGCTTCAACAACTGCAGCTACGTGAACGCCGAGACCGCAAGTTTTGGGACCGTGTTGGAGAGCTCGAAGCTTCACGAGCCGGGAAGGGCATCGAGGTCTTTTTCGAGCTTGGCGCTCGACGTATCACTGCGAACAACAGGCCGAGAGACGAGAAAATCCATGCAGAGGGCGCTACTCTTTCCGATCAACAAGCTGCACGGAAATGGGCAGATGACTGGATGTTGCAAACCGGGACATTGCCGCCTTCGGGTAATGATACCGCTGCTCAGCTTCTTGGCTTCAAGTTGCAATTCTACGCGTCTGATGCTCGCGACGCATCAGATTTCCTCCCCGACAACCTAATCCACCTGGCTGCCCTTCTCGTCAAAGTGGGATTTATCTCGATTCTAGATCTTTATCCACATCTGTATCCACCAGAGAGCGAAATGTCCGCTCACAAACGGAAGCTGATAGAAGCTAAGAGGgagaaggaagagaaggagagcgGAAAAGACAATGCATTGACACTGTCAGTGCTCTCGGACGACACTATACAAGGACCGCCTGCCGTAAGCCGCCTCAGAGAAGCCGACAAATCCACAAGGCCCGAGTCTGAGAGCGGCACTCCTGGAAAACCCAGCGAAGCCACAGATGCGAAGCCCCCACTGCCAGAGCCAGCTGATCAGAAGTACCAACTTCTTAAAAGTTTGCTCTGCATTGGCGCTTTGCCTGAAGCCTTGTTTATCCTTGGCCTCCATCCTTGGTTACTGGAGGTCTACCCGGACCTACTTGAACTTATGTCTCGTCTAGCCCATCACTCAATCAGCAAAGTCTACGAAGCAGCAAGGCCTATCTCCCCAGAGCAGATTCCAGTCGTAACAAAAGGCGCCGTTTCTCGAGGCCTTTCCCGCCCAAGCGATTTCACACCCCGACGAACACTTCGATGGCCTAAACCAGATCAGAAAGATGCAGGCGATGGTGTCGATTATCGATTCTACTGGGAAGACTGGGCTGACAATGTACCTGTTTGCCAAGACGTCGACGACGTGATCAAACTGTGTACCACCTTGCTTGGGTTGGTAGGCCCCGAGTGCGGCAAAGATACTGTTCTTTTGACAAAAATCGCACGCATAGCGAGAAAAGACTTTGCAAATAACCCATCAGATGCAAACCGACAGCGCTGGATCAGATTCTCGACAACTTTCCTCACTCCAACGCTCTCTTTCACTGGTCAGAACCCGGGTGTCGTGAATGAAGTATGGGAGCTTCTCAAGCAGTTCGACACCGCAACACGCTTTACCATATACGAACAATGGCAAGTCAAGGGAGCCAGCAAACCAATCTTCAGACAGTTCTTCAAAAAGGTGCAACACGCAACGAGTAAGGAATTGAACAAAGTCACGGCTACAAACACCAAGGAGTCCGGACGCAGGATTGCCAAGATTTCTTATTCCAATCCTGGAATCGTCTTCAAGAACATTGTCACGCGACTTATTAGCTATCCAAATATGATCGACGCCCTTGTGGAGTGCAGCAAATACATCACCTTCCTCGGGTATGACGTTCTGACTTGGACCCTCGTTACCACCCTCACGAATCCTAACAAAGAAGGAAAAAAGGGCGATGGCATGTTCGCCCAAGGCTGGCTTACCAACCTGTCTTTGTTCATTGGCAGAGCCTACCAGAGATACACCCTGCTGGATCCGACCCCGGTTTTGCAATACACGACACACCAGCTTCTACAATCTTCGGGTGAGCTGTACATGCTCGACGTCCTCGAGCAGATGGTTAAATGGATGGGTGGTATCGCAGCCACCGGCTCACTCTCGGAATCCACCGTCCTTTCGTTGAGTGCAGGGCCAGTCCTTCGCGCATACACCCTGCAGCACAACCTTGCGGACAATCGTCATCAGGCTGTTACCTCGGCCAAGCGATTAGCAAAATGCCTGAAGGACAGAGACCTGGCGCCGCAGATTCTGGTCGCGCTGGCACAGCATGTCGAGGCTTTCATTCATCGCGATGATCAGCTTGATGCTCCTGACAAAGTGGTCTTCTTCAACGCTGATAAACTGCATTCGAACCTCTTTCAATATCTCGAATTCCTTCGCGCCTACTTCTCGGAGGAAGATTTCGACAGCGCTTTCCCAGGTTTGATCGAAATGATCTCTGATTATGGCGTGGACCCAACTATTGCTTTCACCATTTGCCGTGCAAGCATAGCTGCGAAAGCAAACTCTTTCAGGGTTGAGCAACAAGACAGGTCTTCAGATACCAAAAACCGGAGCAACAGTGGAGACATCGCAATGGGAGGAGCAGAGAGCACAGCAGTCAACAGCACTGCTACTCCCTCTACCGCTGTAGGCGATGGTGCCTCTAGTGCGCCTGGAGATGTTGAGATGAACGAGGCCGCTAAGACTGAATCCGAGGGCGTTTTGGTGGGAACGACTATGGCCGGTCTTTCGAATCCCGAGATCGAAAGAGTAACGGAACAGTTGAGAGCAGTACTGCCCGAGTCTTTTGCAGATCATCCTTGCCTGTCGTTCTATGTCACATTCTGGCAATTGTCTCTTCCCGACGTCGATCAGAATGGTATTAGAGATCGATACCGCGAGACGATCCAGAATTGGCAACAAAAAGCCGCCCCTACGCACGCAGACCGTCGATACAACTCGCGCATTCCTAAGCAGGACACGCCAGAACAGCGACGCGCAAAAGAAGAGATCGCGAAGCTAAGCAAGGAGCGAGACGCTGTTGCGAAGATCGCCAAGGCTACTCAGGATCAGTTGCGGGTCGAAATGAGCAAGTGGTTCGCAGACGTGCCTATGGTCGGTCCTCGATCTGACGCTCTTCACTTGGCCCTGTTGCAGGACTGCTTCATCCCCCGCAGCCGCATGTCTCTGCACGATGCGCAATACACTTCCGCTATGCTACATTTCATGCACAGCTCTGGAGTGCCTGGGTTCCGTACAATCAAGCTGCTCGACCTTCTCTTTTCCACCAACAAGCTCAGCTGTATCATCGGCATGTACTCGGAAGAAGAGTCGAAAAACTTCGGTCGGTTTCTCAATGATGTTCTTCGAGAGCTTCAGAAGTGGCATGACAACAAGCACGATGCCTATGTCAAGTTCGCGTACGGCGCGGATAGGCAATTGCCTGGATTTGGCAGAAAGTTTGATGCCGATCGCAACCCAGAGACTCATCTTGACTACAATGACTTCTGTCAAGTGTCCTTCAAGTGGCACAAGGCTTTGTTCAGCGCGCTCAAGACTTGCATTGAAAGCGGCAAGTACACAGAGGTTCGCAATGCGATCAGTGTGTTGAACGCCATCTCTTCAAGCTTTCCTAAGGTTGACACCATGCGTGACGAGCTCCAAACACCACTGGAGCACATTGCTAAAAACGACGAAAGGGATGACCTTAAGATCTCCGCGCAATCGACATTCCGGATATTCAAGCAAGGCAAAGCTCACTGGCGGACAGAATGGCAGTACCGTAAT ATTCCTGCCCCACCGGAAGCCACCAACGGCGCCAGCAAAGCCGACTCTCAGACACCGCAACCGAAAGACGCTCCTGCAACAAAGCTTAACGCCAGCGCGCCTGTGTTCAAGTCCAGAAACGAATC AAACAATGAGACGCCACTACCTACAGACAGCCCCGACGACAACGCCCAGAAGCGAGGTTCAACGCCAGCAACATCAGCAGTTCGTCCTAGCGATAGGGACTCTTCTTCTCAGGCAAGTACCAAAGAGCCTGATGTTAGGGACTCTACTCCATCGCAGCAAGAGCGGGGTGACAATACACCTGTTAGGGGCACACCTGTCCCATCTGCCCATGCCTCTTCCGGACCTTCTCGAATGGACAGCAGGGCCACGCCGAGCCAAGGCCCTCCAATGGGCAGATCCTCTCATGCTTTGCCCATTAGACCAGATTCTCAACCTCACAGACCTCGCCCCTCTGACCGTCAGTCCGATTACGGCCCTCCCCATGGCCGACACGACAGCCGGCCGCCTCATAACGACTATGGGCGTCTTGAGCGCCCGAGCGATCCTCGCGACCGACCTATGCCTGGTGGCAGAACCCCTGAGAGGGGCCCCGGTCCTGTAGAACGCCGTGATTATGGCAGAGACCCTAGGGAGTACGATGAGCGAGCCATGCGAGCGCCGCCAAGGGAAGCTAGGGGTCCCCCTATCCGTGGGCCTCCTCAGTGGGAGCCTAGAGATCCGAGAGAAGCCAGAGACCATCGAGAGCGACTCGACCACCGGGGGCATCCTGTGGTACCTGTCATGGAGCCCAGAAGGACATCCTCAAACTCAAACCTGTCGCAAGAGTACTCCTCGCACCAACGTGACTTGCCGTCGTCTGGCAGGCACCAAGCCCCGGACAGGGCAGAAGCACCAATCTCGCGACAACCGCCTACCAATCTGTCGACAGCCACCGATGGCCCTGCAATCAATCCGGCTCGTGCAGCTTTGATAGATCCTGCAGTCAATCCAGCGCGTGCTGCTCTAATCAACGAAGCGGGACCTCCCAGGCACGAGTCCCCTCGATCTGACCGCGACAGCCGTCGCGAGAGAGGACCGCGTCCGCAGTCTCCTAGAAGGGGAGATGATCGTCGTGGGGACGATGGCGGCCCGCCACCTCAACACGTCCGTCACGAAATTCCTTATGATCATCGGGAGGAGCGAATACCTCCCCACGCACCCCCTTCGAATCGTGACCGCCGGGACGAAATGAGTGTCAACAGCACGCCTACGGGTCCTCGTAGGCCGCAGAATGAGTCTGTTCGGACTGAGATGCCGGGTTCGTCTCGCGGTTCTCGCGAGATGTTCCAGCCTTCACAGTCTTCACGCCAATCGTACGTTCAAGCGCAGGACCCCAACTACGGTAGGCTTAATGCGCCTTCCGAACCCGTCCCTTCTGGGCCGCGTGGTCAGTCCTCTGCCCAAAATCATTGGCCTCCACTGACGTAG
- a CDS encoding 5-aminolevulinate synthase, with protein MEALLRQSRTMCPFLHKTSPATLRSLSTTAASHDVSPSAGSMSNLQVLGKRCPIMGKALAVQSARTGNSALAGAFGGVRAYHSRVNRAKLHTTAHKEAHVEIERVRGQQGPIPFPPAATKSAIAKSANVGNAKSAHFDYEAYYEAELDRKHKDKSYRYFNNINRLAKEFPRAHKESPEDKVTVWCSNDYLGMGRNPAVLKSMHETLDSYGAGAGGTRNISGHNQHAVALEDTIAKLHSKEASLVFSSCYVANDATLATLGSKMPNCVILSDSLNHASMIQGIRHSGAKKMVFKHNDVADLEAKLASIPAEYPKIIAFESVYSMCGSIGPIEEICDLAEKYGAITFLDEVHAVGMYGSHGAGVAEHLDYEAHKAGKPRGTVMDRIDIITGTLGKAYGCVGGYIAGSAKLVDTIRSLAPGFIFTTSLPPATMAGAKTAIEYQSSYQGDRRLQQLHTRAVKDELNARDIPVIPNPSHIVPVLVGNAETARKASDLLLEDWGIYVQAINYPTVPVGQERLRVTPTPGHVREYREHLVEAFDAVWKQLGIKRTSEWAAEGGFIGVGEANKAEELPLWTDEQLGVDTVLKEMKAGQGATGILEAVLENERKATAHAVSAAA; from the exons ATGGAGGCTCTTCTCCGCCAGTCGAGGACCATGTGCCCGTTCCTCCACAAGACGTCCCCCGCCACGCTTCGCTCGCTCTCGACCACCGCCGCCAGCCACGATGTCTCCCCCAGCGCTGGAAGCATGTCGAACTTGCAGGTGCTTGGCAAGCGCTGTCCCATCATGGGCAAGGCACTTGCCGTCCAGAGCGCCCGTACCGGCAACAGCGCCCTCGCTGGTGCTTTCGGCGGTGTCCGCGCTTACCACTCCCGTGTCAATCGCGCCAAGTTGCACACGACTGCGCACAAAGAGGCTCACGTCGAGATAGAGCGCGTTCGCGGCCAGCAAG GCCCGATCCCCTTCCCTCCTGCAGCGACGAAGTCAGCCATTGCCAAATCCGCCAACGTCGGCAACGCCAAGTCCGCACACTTCGATTACGAGGCATACTATGAGGCCGAACTGGACAGAAAGCACAAGGACAAGTCCTACCGCTACTTCAACAACATCAACCGACTGGCCAAGGAGTTTCCCCGCGCCCATAAGGAGTCGCCTGAGGACAAGGTCACCGTATGGTGCTCCAACGACTATCTCGGCATGGGCCGCAACCCGGCCGTGCTGAAGTCGATGCACGAGACGCTTGATAGCTACGGAGCTGGTGCTGGAGGCACCAGGAACATTTCTGGCCACAACCAGCATGCAGTGGCACTGGAAGATACCATTGCGAAGCTCCACTCGAAGGAGGCTTCTTTGGTTTTTTCTTCGTGCTACGTCGCAAACGATGCCACTCTTGCGACCCTCGGCAGCAAGATGCCCAACTGTGTCATCCTTTCGGATAGCCTGAACCACGCTTCGATGATTCAGGGTATCCGTCATTCTGGCGCGAAGAAGATGGTCTTCAAGCACAACGACGTTGCTGATCTTGAGGCCAAGCTAGCTTCAATCCCCGCTGAATACCCCAAGATCATTGCGTTTGAGAGCGTCTACAGCATGTGCGGCTCCATTGGCCCTATCGAGGAGATCTGCGACCTTGCAGAGAAGTACGGCGCCATCACATTCTTGGATGAGGTACACGCCGTTGGCATGTATGGATCGCACGGTGCCGGTGTAGCGGAGCACCTCGACTACGAAGCTCACAAGGCCGGCAAGCCTCGGGGCACAGTCATGGACCGCATCGACATAATCACCGGCACGCTTGGAAAGGCATACGGCTGTGTTGGCGGCTACATTGCAGGTTCTGCCAAGCTTGTGGACACCATCAGGTCTCTTGCACCTGGGTTTATTTTCACCACTTCGCTCCCCCCGGCGACTATGGCTGGCGCAAAGACCGCGATTGAGTACCAGTCCAGCTACCAGGGTGACAGGCGTCTCCAGCAGCTGCACACGCGTGCAGTGAAGGATGAATTGAATGCCCGGGACATTCCTGTAATCCCCAACCCTAGCCACATTGTGCCAGTCTTGGTTGGAAACGCAGAGACCGCCAGGAAGGCTTCCGATCTCCTCCTTGAGGACTGGGGTATCTACGTGCAGGCCATCAACTACCCCACCGTGCCTGTTGGCCAGGAGCGTCTGCGTGTCACCCCGACCCCCGGCCACGTACGCGAATACCGAGAGCACCTGGTCGAGGCATTCGACGCTGTTTGGAAGCAGCTCGGTATCAAGCGCACCAGCGAGTGGGCTGCTGAGGGTGGCTTCATTGGCGTTGGCGAGGCCAACAAGGCCGAAGAGCTTCCTCTGTGGACCGACGAGCAGCTTGGCGTCGACACTGTGTTGAAGGAAATGAAGGCCGGCCAGGGTGCTACTGGTATCCTGGAGGCTGTTCTTGAGAACGAGCGCAAGGCCACAGCTCACGCTGTTAGTGCTGCTGCTTAG